TCACTCCGCCTCAAGTCTAGCATCGAGGCAAGGCGCGGCCGAGTGCTAGCCAGAGGTTTTGAACGTCCGCACAGCAACAGAAACATCAAgccttgctgctgcggatCACCTTTGacgtgtacgcagtaatcGATTCACCTGTTGTTGACGATATGATATGGGACAGGACACCCCATGCATGACGTGTACAGCCAACAGCAACGCGGCACGCCATGTCCGCTGTGCGTCAATGCCCATCACGAACTCATTGGTTCTCTCAAGCGGATGGGGGGGCAGCCTGGGGGTGATGAAGATTCAGCAGCAATGCTAAGAAGATAGTCTTCAGGTTGATTagcggcgccgaggctgtCAAGGTGTAGCTGGCAACGGATTCAGCCCAGAAGCAGACACACCAATCCGTTCCTGGAAGAGGCCCTACCTAGTAGTAGTGTTGTGTGCCCATCCATCATGCAGATCTACTAGTAGTGTGGAAGCAAGAGGCCTTGCTCCCCCCCAGACGATTCCCCTGTCCGGGCAACCTGGAAAGTGGAAGGAATTGAGGTTGGCATTGGTGAAACGAACCTGAGCCAGCTCATCTTGCGAGAAGGGAGGTTCTGCTAAACGCAACATCGAGGATTTGAACATCCACATGATAAAGCTCCGGGGATTGAAGCATGGTCCAACAACGAGCAAGCAAGGTTACATGGCGCTGCTGATGTTTAGAACGCTGGTTGTATTCGCGGCGGCATGGCTGCTCTTGGCTGGAAGTGCTTCCGCGTCCCCCTTACATTCAAACTCGAGCGGTAACAAGAGATGCGAGGAGAAAGCTTGACCAGACGCGGCGGGAATGTCCCAGACCCCAACATCTTGAGGCTCTGCAAGGGCTTTCTCGAAAGACGTGGTGGTGAGGTCTCTCTCCGGTTCGTTACCACGGTTGCTTTCGGTCCGCATCCGTTGCCGTCTTCCCCGCGATGCTTGTTACACTGCGTGAAATATCCCGGCAGCTCGCGTCCAGTGAAATCAGGTTAATCATGAGCACAACATCACGCTCCACACTTTCAAGCCTGTCATTGGACCTATCTCCACGCTATAGGGCTGCAGTgtggcggccaggcgcgGATCCCGACACCGGATGTGGAAAACGCAGACCGGTTGTTTGGTTTTGCCAACTTCCTGATGATGGGGAGACTCGGAATGgatcggcctcgagctccatctccatctccatctccgccctcgccaacacAGCAGGATTGCGATACTTCTGCAGGACCAACGGGAAAGCCCAAAGAAGTATGAACAGGACGATGCAGAAGCTCTCTTCTGGCTCGGCTTGTACTGGGAACGCTACGGAGGTGCCAACGATCAAGCGCAGGCGCAATCCGAGCGTGGTAGCGCGTCAAAGAAACCAGCCCGTCATCGTCCTGAGCTCCGCATGTCGAGTCGCCACAAGGCTGAGATAGGGCAGAGGGAGGAcgcgggaggggcgggcaGCTCCGACGGCCTAgaccgccgagctcggcgcggtggTGAGGCCGGCTACATAGATGCTATTATACACACAGCCCGGCCTGGCAACACATAGTGGTGTCCGAGTACCTGAGGACCATGGATTTTAGTCACGAGACAGTCGGTTATTGGACAATCCCCCCACGGCCTGGATGCGGCTCATGCTCAGCCGGACCGgggttggccgccggcgcaacGTGGTGTTCCTGTTACGCCATCCTCGCAGCAGAGCCGCAAGATGCTGGGGGATCTTGCCCACGTCGCCATTCCTGTTTCCCACAGACGCCGGGCGCAAGCTTAGCCGGGATCCGGGGAACCAAAGGGGAAACTCGGCCAGCCACCAATCCCGGGCCGGCGGAcggagcacggcgccgggctgaaTTGCAACACAAGAGACATTGGACGCAAGCACTAATTATGCACGCATGGCCAGATGACTTGGAAGCTCCCAATCACGTCAGGCCTTGTTATCTTGGAGACGTCAATGACGCGCCGGCGCGACTTCACTTCTCGGCACCACTCTGTTCAGGAAGCTTTGTCAGCGAGGCCTTGGGGAGCCCTGGTGAGGCTCTGCGGCGATGCTGGAGCCGATGCCCGGAAGGAGGGCCATTCTACGTACGTACATTGGAGATGTCGCGACAAGATGGGCTGGAAAGGGGAGACGGTCGAGGCTCTGCGCAGCACGCTGCTGAGCCAAGTTGAACGGGTATATAGTGAGGTCCATGGTCAGCAACATGTTCGTTCTTGATATTTCCCATCGCAGACACGGTTTCCAACCTCTTGGTGCACCTCGCCCAACGTTGCCCAAATCCTCGACGCCTGCGCCGTGTACGACTTACACGCCCAACCACACAtacaaccctaacccttacTCCGTCTCTCATCACCCACCCCCTGAACCACTACCTTACATACCATGACCACCGCCGTGTGCCCTCTGGTCCCTCCCACCACCGCGGCCAGCATCAAAACGGGCAGCGAGACCGTCAGCGAAGCGGTCCGTCCCGACATCTCGTGGATCCCTTCCTCTCAGGTGTTCAAGGACCGAGCCGAGAAGCTCCGGGCCCTCTATCCCAACCGCCGCACCACGCTCCCCGAGGGATGGCCGGCCCAAGTGGAGGGGGCTCGTGTCTGGTCCGGATCGGACTTTGCCTCGGAGGATGAATACATTGTCCGTTTGAGCCCCGAGGACATTGCCGAGATCGACGCTGGCCTCGCCTTCTTCAAAGGTTGGTAGCCCgaacaaccccccccccccggccccccaTTCCCTTCCCCGACGACAGCCCAGGAAACCTTGCTCACAGCTTCCAGGCCTCCCCGGCGAtctcggccccgacgacgtcaaTCCGGATACGTTCCCGCTGCCGACCCTCAAGCAAAAGCTCACAGAGGTCTCCGAGACCatccacgacggccgcggcttcGTGGTGCTGCGCGGTCTGCAGCCCGAGAAGTACTCCAACCTGGACAACATCCTCCTCTACCTCGGCGTCACCAGCTACATCGCCGGGACCCGGGGCATGCAGGACTTTGACGGCCGCATGATCCGTGAGTCGCCGTCGAAAGAGGAGATTCCCCTTGAAAGCATTGCTCTCAACCACCGCTGacacgccctcccccccccccccagtcCACATCCAGGCCGTGCTTGAAGACGTCAAGAAGGATGGCAAGCAGCCCAATTCGCCCTACGTCAATCGCGCTCAGGTGGGTGGTCTCTTGACCGTTCCCGTCGTCCCTCCACAGATTCTCATTTGTACCTCCTCTTCCACAGCCCTTCCACGCCGACCTCTGCGACGTCCTCGCCATGTACGCCCTCaacacggccgccgtgggcggcgaaTCCTACCTCGCCTCGGGAGCCAAGATTTACaacgagctcgcccgcaCCCGGCCCGACATTATCGAAACTCTGGCCAAGGACGACTGGATCTTTGACGAGTAtgtccttctttttttttttctcctctcctctctctctctctctttctctctctctttctctctctctttctctctctctttctctctctctttctctgtctgtctgtctctctgtctctcctcaacctcttcttcccttGACCCTACCCACCCACAATCGCTAACCTATctcaccccctccccaggTTCTACCAAGGCCAGTACCACACCCGCCCGCTGCTCTACCGCTTCGGCCGCCACGGGCCGGGCTTCCAGTTctcgcgccgcccgctgACGGGCGCCCCGTTCTCGCCGCACCACCCTTCGGTCCCCGCCATGACGGAgccccaggccgaggcgctcgacgcgGTCCActtcctggccgaggagcacgcgctcgagctccgcctgcggcgcggcgacgtgctCCTCGTCAACAACCTCGCGGCGCTGCACGCGCgggccgccttcgccgacgacccggcgcgcggccggcggcggcacctgctgcggctgtggCTGCGCAGCGAGGACAGGCGCTGGcccaccccgccggcgctcgagcggctcgccTGGGAGGTGTACGGGGACCACGCGTggcggagggagagggcggtGTGGGACGTGGAGCGGAGCCCGCCCGAGCTGAGGGTCAAGCACCGGAGGGCGAGCTGTGCTTGATGGATGCCCCTTGGCTCGTTGGGGGATCTGGGGcatgtttcttttcttctcctttttttctttttttgttctttttgttttctttttgtttttggcATGCTGAATCTCTTGGACCTTGTTGGTACAACAACGCCATTGACTCGATCATGCGTCTTGTTTGCTCGCTTGGCTGTGCCCCCATGGGCCGACGGGCCCCGTACTTGTTTCTTTTACCGTTGTAATGAATATGCAAGCCATGGTTGGGTTTCAAAAGACATCAACAGGTGAATGTTCATCGTCATGTGGTCAGGGACGTGAAGAATAGGCTGCAAAAGCACCACCAACCATGTCAAGCCGGTGGCGAGAAAGACAAGCCAGATAGGGGCATGCTTGCCTGGGGTTATTCTCCCAACAAGGGTGATCGCTCACGAGGGGGAGGACACTactatagtactgcgtacaaaCAGCTCACGGCAGCCACTGGCAACAGCAGAGTTGATTAGGTGGGTAAGGTAAGGCAGCTAAGGTACCCCTCGGTAGTTTTTGCACACCATCTAGACAATTTGCCCCATACATGCATACACACCGCACGCATGCAAGACGCCAaggacagagagagagagagaccagACACAAACGCCAAGTCCAGACCACCCACCCCTCTCATCCCATGCGCCCCGATTTCCTTCCTCTCCACCGAGCTTCGCCAACCGCGCCTCAGGCCGGCAGCCCTCTCTTCTCGCACTCGGTAAAAAAGATGAGCATCCTCCACAGCTTCTTGACcatgtcctcggcgtcctcgtcgagcgcctcTCCCAGCGTCTCCACGAGCTCTGCCGGCGTCTGGTGCTTGCGCAGGTgctcctccaccacgtcCACCAGGAACTGCTCCTGGACGCCCAGGTACTCGACCACCTTCTTCTCGACGAACGGCCGGAGCTTCTCGCGGATGACGCTCTCCTCGAGGTAGTCCCACTTGACCTCCCAGGCCCACAGGCCCTCGCGGTCGACGGGGATCTCGTGGGCCAGCGCGCGCACCGCCTTCTGGATGTCCTCCTCGGACATGGCCTTGGTGTCGGTGATGGGCTCGAACTTGATGGGCACGAGCTGCCGCTTGGTGGTCTGCTcgtgctcctcgtcgtccagcaggccttcgacctcggccacggtgcggcgggcggcggtgcgctgggccgccttttgggcggccgcgccgaacGAGATGGTGAcgcgctgcggcgccgccggggcggcggcagcggcggcagccgccgcagaagcagaagaagaagcagaagcggcggcggcggcggcggccgtcgcatCCGGCTGCCGACgctccatctcctcggcctggcgctcgaggaAGGAATCGGCCATGTCGCGGGCGTGTTccatgtcggcctcggcgcggcggcgctcgtcctcctcggcgcgccggtccatgtcgtcgcgggccgcctcggcagcgcgGAACGCGGTGCGTTCCCGGATCCATTGCCCGTGGTCGCGGTAGTAGAGATGGCCCTTGCGCGAGGCttcgcgctcgtcgtcccAGGTCCTgtcgcgctcgagctgctcctcgcgcctCCGGGCAAAGCCTTCGGTTTCTgcccgctcgcgctcccgctcgcgctccagggcggccgcccgctgccTTTCGCGGTTGGCCCATttccgctccgcctcggcgtagagcttgtcgtcctcggcgcgctgccgGGCCAGCTCTCTCGCGtggagctcctcgtcgtcggcgtcggtgtcgtcgtcctcgggccaCGACGGCCCGTTGGTCGTCCCGCCGTTGACGAAatcgacgccgcggccctgctgccctcgagggccggATGGCGCGTTGGGCGCGCCGCGAGGtccggccggggccgtcgtcgtcgcgctggcggcgccgctcgtcggcggcggcggcgagtcGAGACGCGAGCgtcggggcggcgcgccgttgCGGAGGCGCTCTTGCTCCTcaaactcctcctcctggcggagccgctcgaggtcgcgccGGTTGCTGCGCTCGCGGAAcgcggcgatctcggcggccacggtGGCGCGCATTTCGGCGGGgatgtcggccagctcgtcctccggGGCCAGGGGGATGTTGATGACCTCGACGTtgtcgccgtgggcggcggacCCGTTGCCCATGGCcgtgtcgccgtcggcgtcggtctGCACGGGGGGGTAGAACAGGTTGCGAACGAACTGCTTcagggcgcggcgagcgTCTGCCAGCCtcgtctcgtcggcggcggcggcggcctcgtcgtcggcgcgcgtCTCCTTCCAGGATTCGAGGTACTTGagggtggccgggtcgacctcgaccttgagcttctccttgtcgatgccgtccaacgcgtcatcctcgtcgccgggcggcgcctcggtcgGGGCCTGCTTCTTGACGGGCACCTCGATGTCTCTGAGTAACTCGACTGCAGCAGCTAGCGATTCGGGGTCTTCGTACTGTGCGAACCCAAACAGGGCGCCCTTGTGTTCCGACAGGTGGGACTGACCCGAGTCCCAGCGCCGTAGCCTGCCGACGGTGGCCAGGAGGGCCTGGatccccgcctcgccgccgacgccctcggggaTCTTGTGAACGAAGATGGTGCGCAGGCGCTCCtcgggggtgggcggcgccagggcgtgggcgccgtcCCTTGCCTGGGCGCGCGACGAGTCGGCGGGTCGGTCCGAGCCGAGCCCGGGtcgcgcggaggaggaggagggcgtgtgAGAATCTTTGCGGTCGCTGCCGAGCCCGGAGCCTGGCTTGCCGGGGGTCATggaggcgccgaggcggatcACGGGGGCGTTGAAGTTGATGTTGGGCAGGTTCGGAGGCGGTTGGAAGGAGGCAGGAAGGCCGCTTGGTCGATTAGCTTGCGTGGCACTCATAGGCGGCTGAACACCGGGAGGCGGTGCCATTCCAGGGGCAGAGGACATGCCTGGCGGAGGGCctgcggggaggggggagggagggaggttagcgggagcgaggagacgacgaagaagaagaagaagaaggaggaggaggaggaggaggatggcgtggAGGACATACccaggcccggcggcggcgccattcccggaggcgcggcgcccgggtAGACCGGGTACCCGGGAGGGGGACCATATCCTGGAGGCACTGCAGGCGCGTTAGAAATGCTCTTGGGTGTCGTCGGCGCAGCCAGAACGTGGTGCAACTGCATTTCaagacatggcggcgggaggggggggggggagaggcgCACCTCCGTAAGGATTGTaggccatggtgatggccgggggagggtggactcgagacgccggcgtccaggTAAGGTAGGCAATGGTTCACAACAAGGATGGGTGATTGGCAGAGGAGGGATCAGGCACGGAAATCGAACGTGACGATGCCGTGTGCGTTGTGGTTGTTTGCGTGGTGGAGAGTCGCGTTGTCCTGCAGGCTTGGAAATCTTGGAGATGTCGGGCAAGCAAAGGCCATGACGGTTCGAGATGGATGCGACGCGGTAAAAGTTGGCGGTGGAACAATGGCGGCGGATGGATCCCAAGATTCCGAGATCCAATGACACTGGGCTGCATCGTGCACGGACCACATGGCTTCTCTCTTCAGCCCCACTCGGGAATGTCTCCACCGTAcatagtacacagtacacaggAGCAGCAATGAGCATCACGGTACGCACCGAggctacgcagtacacactGTGTATTGCGTACAGTACTATACAGTactatgtacacagtacagcgCTTCGCTTAGGTCAGCAGGCCTTTCGGACCGGAGCCACGATTGGCCGAACCTGACGACCGGTGGTCGGTTCGGATCCACCCGAAATGCCAATCGCCAACCCGATCGTTTTGGGTTTAGCGCTGCCGAGCGACTTTCAAGAAAATCAATCCCAAGCTTCTCGGACCGCCGGAGACAAcaaaccaccccccccccccccccccccgacgacgacaacgacgacgacaagaacaACCACACAGGGAACACCGCAGGGTGCTCCAGGAATCCATGACCCATTGAgtgcctaggtaggtaatcagacaggcaggcagggAGGCAGGCGGATGACCGGACCGAATCCACCAGGACCGCGCATCATGCTAACCAACTTGTCTTGCCCCGCGCCCGGTGCTTGCAGCCACCATGGATCTCCGCCAGGTCGTTCGCTCCGTGTgcctctcggccgcggcggcgtcgaggacaaCGACGCTCGCTTCCGCCGCGATGCGGCCGacgcccccctcctccctggcccgcgccgtcgccctctccccccgccgctccttcaccaccaacaacccccAGCagtccgtcgccgccgcctcggccgtggccgctcccgccgccccctcccaacccgaACACCCCTCTCCCGGCCGGCAGCAGGGCTCCTCGATgctcccgccccgcccgccgcccatccgCAGCACCACGCCGTTCGACTCCCCCCTGGGCCGGAAGCGCGCCGGCCTCTCgtcgtcctggacgagccccaaggccggccgccgcgtcgtccctcccccatccgccgacgccgcccccgccgccgcccccgcctccgaCGCCCTCATGCCCGACTACCTCCCCAACCAGATCGCCACCGACATGAACCGCACCACGGCGGGCCGCCTGTCGACgtgggacgaggacgagttcCTCGCCCGCAGCTTCGGCTTCAAGGACGCCCAGGAGCCCGAGCTGCGCCTCAAGCCCTCGACCGGCCGCACCATCCACGtcggcgaccgcgtcgacgtcgcccgcggcctgcgcctgctcgagcgcctgTGCGCCCAGAACCAGGTCAAGCACGCCACCAtcctggcccgcgcccacGAGCGGCCGGCCCTCAAGCGCaagcggctgcggcgcgagCGCTGGAGGGCGCGGTTCAAGACGGGGTTCCAGTCGTGCGTGAAGAGGGTGTTTCAGCTCAAGGCGCAGGGGTGGTGATTGCCGAACAACAATTTCTGttctgccccccccccccccccccctctttttttttttttttttttttgttcctcAAAGGGTGAAATGGATTCGTCTTTTTTGACGAAAAGCGATtcgcggggaggaggcggggaaaaggggaagaaggaaaaggccGGAAGGGGGTTGTACTGTGCTACATGACATACCCCAAATTGTCTTGTGTGTGTACCATATCAGCAAGGCGGTATAGAGAATCCCAAAAATAAAACAACGCAATGGACACGGGGGAAAGGGACACGGtgatgatggagatggaTGCCCACGATGCCGGAGTTAGGGGGGAGGGATaaagaaggggggaggaggggggaagggaggggttgggaTGGCGTATGTATGGTTACGCATAGTAGATGACAAGGCGTACCAGTTCCAGGGCGATTCCTATTCCAATCCCACGCTCTCAAAAAAAGGCACGACGCTACCAGCGACCATGGCGTGACATTCGATAGCAATCGCGTTTCTCGCCCTCATACGCAAGCAAGCTCCGTCATTCTGCCCtgtccagctcgccgtcacggcggcTCGATGTGACAAAACGCGTTCCATGCCCTCCCGACCCTTCAGGTTTCGGCGGGCATGCTGACAATGATGCCCTTCATCATCCCTCTGTCGTCAGCTGCTCACGATGCTCCCGCAAGAACCACCTCCATCGCCCCTGCGGCTCGCCCCATGCACGTCCGTCCTCCTGTCCTCGTGCCCCTCTCGTCGTCACCAACCACGACCAAATCCTATCCCTCcttgctccccccccccccctcaaaGAGGCAACAAGAACCGCTCAATCCCAATACTCCCTCACCGGCGTCGCCACGGGGCTCATCTTGATCTTGGGCCTGCTCATAAACACCGCCTCGTAATCCTGGTCGTGCCCCTGGCGGATCAGCTCCTCTGCCAGGAGCAGCGTCGTGTCCGGGCCGCGGctcccctcccgctcctcctcctcgacgcgcgGAAACGCGGCGCCGCTCTTCCTGACcgaccggcgccgctccctctgcgccctcctcctcgcctctTCCGTCCCCGCCAGGCTCCGCCGCGtgcgggcggccaggtcctcgtaGGCGGGTCGTTCATCGTTCCTGTTGTCGTCgcggtcgttgtcgtcatcatggctgtcgttattgttgttgttgctatcatcgccggcgtgctTGGAGGGGGGAGCCTCCCCCCACGCTCCGAGGTCGTCGcgcatcgacgacgcccgtGACCTCCGGGGCCTTTCCCGCCGGGTCGCGGGCGtcccgtcgtggccgccggcggtccCGCTCCCAACCTCGtccccggctcctcctcctcctcctcctcctcccagcaGGTCGAATccgtcctcttccgcctcggcccgcaggCTCGCCTGCGAGGTCCGCCTCGCGATCGACAGGATGGtgcgctcggccagggaGAGGCGGTGCCGCACCTTCctggcgggagagggcgacgTCGGGAGGGCGGGCGCGCGGTTCCGGCCCGGGTACGCGGGAGAcgggggcgacggcgggacgccggcctcgtcgggcggcgagggaggagagctGGGGGGCAGGGTGTAGCGCCGAGGCCTGGCGCCGGAGGGGGTGCGGGAGTGGGCCGGGGACCTCGGCGCGTGGCTGTCGCGGGaagcggcggccagggccggggagCCGTGGGACGGCCGCTGCGGGGTGTGCTGGGGGCGATGCGGCAGGGCCGTGGCGGTCGTCCCCGACCGGCGGAAGCGCGACGGGGTgaggggctcgtcggcctcgtcggccgccgcggggtcCTCGTAGAAGGACCGGGCCTTGCGCAGGATGGGCTCGAACGCGGGCTCTTCCGAGACGCGGATGCGCGTAGGCgtcggccgcagcggcggcgtcccctcctcctcgaggtcgcccagctccgagatgacgtcgggctcggcgtcttcgggcgcctccgggtcctcgacggaccgccgcggcttgcggaagaaggccgggatggccggggcggcctggccgatgCGGGCGAGGTCCGACCGCAGCCCGTTGACGAGGGCCTCGTAATGCGCGtcgggccgagccggcgcggcgcgcggcgggttCTTGCGGGAGCTCTTGTCGCCGACGTGCAGCGTCAGGTGCGCCGTAAACCCGAGGTCGATGCCCTGCTTcgtcttcttgttcttctccTGGCTCTCGCggcccggcagcgcctccttctcggcggtcCCGGCGGCATCCCACATGCGCTCGCGAAAGCCGCGCCACTTGGCCAgccgctcctgctgctcctgcaccctggcgtcgagctgctccagcaagccggccggcgcgtcctcgtcgagctccgccAGCCGACCCGCCCGGACCCGCCTCCAGACGCGGTCGTACGGGGCCGTCAGCAGCCCGTCCTTgcg
Above is a window of Remersonia thermophila strain ATCC 22073 chromosome 4, whole genome shotgun sequence DNA encoding:
- a CDS encoding mitochondrial 37S ribosomal protein bS21m; translated protein: MDLRQVVRSVCLSAAAASRTTTLASAAMRPTPPSSLARAVALSPRRSFTTNNPQQSVAAASAVAAPAAPSQPEHPSPGRQQGSSMLPPRPPPIRSTTPFDSPLGRKRAGLSSSWTSPKAGRRVVPPPSADAAPAAAPASDALMPDYLPNQIATDMNRTTAGRLSTWDEDEFLARSFGFKDAQEPELRLKPSTGRTIHVGDRVDVARGLRLLERLCAQNQVKHATILARAHERPALKRKRLRRERWRARFKTGFQSCVKRVFQLKAQGW